From Woronichinia naegeliana WA131, the proteins below share one genomic window:
- a CDS encoding DUF2555 domain-containing protein: MSALMLNDKEISTLTSDEVANLAQRLETDDYNSPFEALQDWHLLRAIAFQRQELASPYLYLLDIETYDEA; encoded by the coding sequence ATGTCTGCCTTAATGCTGAATGATAAGGAAATTTCGACTTTAACGAGCGATGAAGTGGCTAACTTAGCCCAGCGACTAGAGACGGATGATTATAATAGCCCCTTTGAAGCCCTACAGGATTGGCATTTGTTGCGAGCGATCGCTTTTCAGCGTCAGGAATTGGCCAGTCCCTATCTCTATTTGCTTGATATTGAAACCTACGATGAAGCCTGA